Proteins from a genomic interval of Medicago truncatula cultivar Jemalong A17 chromosome 3, MtrunA17r5.0-ANR, whole genome shotgun sequence:
- the LOC11423336 gene encoding muscle M-line assembly protein unc-89, with product MAFDQKELEEQLIQAGNKLADPPSSVDELLSLLNRLESYLAKVEQAPRTSMRTALAPCMKELVGNKLLRHPDPDVKAALAACISEITRISAPDTPYDDDQMKEIFQLIVSSFENLHDKLSRSYENRRIVLETVAKVRSCVVMLDLDCDALILEMFQHFLKTIRDHHPKDVFSSMETIMTLVLEESEDISFDLLSPLLESIKKNNEEVFPIARKLGERVLESCGSKLKPCLVQAVRTLGISLDDYSEVLGSIFQEEAKAIKEAAQSPKDNRNGNRNSKSVTNDGVARVGEDEEFNDLDGRKVEQKLEEATKKSRRKPSHSTKSAKPSEKMIDSGSHRKKVLSSSHEDQEVAYAVTSRRAYNVESQVMASPSPSDSLPDENHSEKLCKAETKDSPSNVEVAEAVSKKASEGASISKAKPVKQPVRKVLGQNSGVKKTAGTDSGKKQSGSASGADAKKHSVKKLDDNEGGGGSSSRQLVDKKKRGQEEMVSSPRSDIKSSEDEKLEETTMTNGKRKHASGRKNESDIMEHDQNLVGVRLEVWWPKDRQFYKGVIESFDSRKKKHKVVYDDGEVEVLNLAREKWNVIEADSDADEEEGSDRGSLDASIEMPARKKTKPSSDEPTKQGMPGLSSSGGASGSSKSKGVLKFGQKSTGGYKSNESRTVSDSEDEVSRKFKDSTPKSGSSKSATQTMTGKSKNIGGSKTSKRKDDDTIMPKPSVKSKQETPKSGITKQKTPKTDASEGKPPKGVEKSTVDSGGKGKSNSLKKKDLEDDDSESDVSASEEVEDTKGKTSGDAMNGKKRQRS from the exons ATGGCGTTTGATCAAAAGGAACTGGAAGAGCAACTTATTCAAGCTGGGAACAAGCTTGCAGATCCTCCTTCCTCGGTGGATGAGCTTCTCTCACTGCTCAAT CGACTTGAGAGTTACTTAGCAAAGGTGGAACAGGCACCTAGAACGTCTATGCGAACTGCGCTTGCTCCATGTATGAAAGAATTGGTTGGGAATAAACTTCTAAGGCATCCGGATCCGGATGTGAAAGCTGCACTTGCCGCTTGCATCAGTGAAATCACAAGAATCTCTGCACCCGATACTCCTTACGATGACGATCAAATGAAg GAGATATTCCAATTAATTGTATCTTCATTTGAAAATCTACATGATAAGTTAAGCCGATCGTATGAGAATAGGAGAATAGTCCTCGAAACTGTTGCAAAGGTCAGATCATGTGTGGTAATGTTGGACCTTGATTGTGATGCGCTGATTTTGGAGATGTTTCAGCATTTTTTGAAGACCATAAG GGATCATCATCCAAAGGATGTTTTTTCATCCATGGAAACCATTATGACACTTGTTCTTGAGGAAAGTGAAGATATATCCTTTGATTTGCTTTCTCCACTCCTGGAGAGCATTAAGAAAAACAATGAG GAAGTTTTCCCGATTGCCCGGAAATTGGGAGAGAGGGTCCTCGAAAGCTGCGGATCCAAACTAAAGCCCTGCTTGGTGCAAGCAGTGAGAACATTGGGTATATCTCTGGATGATTACAGTGAAGTACTTGGTTCAATTTTCCAAGAGGAAGCTAAGGCGATTAAAGAGGCTGCACAATCGCCAAAAGATAATCGAAATGGGAATAGAAATTCCAAGTCAGTCACAAACGATGGGGTTGCACGCGTTGGAGAAGATGAGGAGTTCAATGATTTGGATGGAAGAAAAGTTGAACAAAAACTAGAAGAAGCCACCAAGAAGAGCAGGAGAAAACCGAGTCATTCGACGAAATCTGCTAAACCATCCGAAAAGATGATTGATTCTGGAAGTCACAGAAAAAAAGTTCTCAGTTCCTCACACGAGGACCAGGAAGTTGCGTATGCAGTTACAAGTCGAAGAGCATACAATGTTGAATCTCAAGTTATGGCTTCTCCTTCACCTAGTGACAGTCTCCCTGACGAAAATCATTCAGAGAAACTCTGCAAAGCAGAAACTAAAGATAGCCCCTCAAATGTCGAGGTTGCAGAGGCTGTTTCAAAAAAGGCATCTGAAGGAGCAAGTATATCAAAAGCCAAACCTGTCAAGCAGCCAGTGAGAAAGGTGCTTGGTCAGAACTCAGGCGTAAAAAAAACTGCTGGTACAGATTCAGGCAAAAAACAAAGTGGGTCTGCTAGTGGTGCTGATGCTAAAAAGCACTCGGTCAAGAAATTGGATGATAACGAGGGTGGTGGTGGATCCTCTTCCAGGCAGCTGGTAGATAAGAAAAAGCGGGGGCAGGAG GAAATGGTTTCTTCTCCAAGGTCTGATATCAAATCATCTGAAGATGAAAAGTTAGAGGAGACTACCATGACAAATGGAAAGAGGAAACACGCCTCGGGAAGAAAAAAT GAGTCTGATATCATGGAACATGATCAAAACCTTGTCGGTGTAAGACTTGAAGTATGGTGGCCGAAGGATCGTCA GTTTTACAAAGGTGTCATTGAATCTTTTGATTCTCGCAAAAAGAAACACAAG gTGGTTTATGACGATGGTGAAGTTGAAGTATTAAATCTTGCCAGGGAAAAGTGGAACGTCATTGAAGCTGATTCAGATGCAGATGAG GAAGAAGGAAGTGATCGTGGCAGTCTTGATGCTTCCATTGAAAT GCCTGCaaggaagaaaacaaaaccAAGTTCCGATGAACCAACTAAGCAAGGAATGCCAGGTCTTTCTTCCAG TGGTGGAGCATCAGGATCAAGTAAATCAAAGGGTGTACTGAAGTTTGGTCAGAAGTCTACGGGTGGATACAAATCGAACGAATCCAGGACTGTTAGTGATTCTGAGGATGAAGTTAGCAGAAAGTTTAAGGACAGCACTCCTAAAAGTGGTAGCAGTAAATCTGCTACACAGACAATGACCGGTAAATCCAAGAACATTGGTGGTTCCAAGACAAGCAAAAGAAAGGATGATGACACTATCATGCCAAAACCCTCAGTCAAGTCTAAGCAGGAAACCCCAAAGAGTGGAATAACCAAACAAAAAACCCCAAAGACTGATGCTTCTGAGGGAAAGCCCCCAAAAGGTGTTGAAAAGTCCACTGTCGACAGTGGTGGCAAGGGGAAATCTAATTCATTGAAGAAAAAAGACTTGGAGGATGATGACTCTGAATCAGATGTTTCTGCAAGCGAGGAGGTAGAAGATACAAAAGGCAAGACATCAGGTGATGCCATGAATGGAAAGAAGCGTCAGAGAAGCTAG